CACAAGAAACCGAAGCaagtaaatattgaaattactGAATGCAATGAGGCAGCTTTCGTGACATTCTACCTTCCAAATATTGTTCCGAATCCAAAAAATCCAATTAGCATGTTGAAGAGTGATGCCATAATGAGTGCCCCTTGCATAGTTTTCATGGATTCTTTGAACCTCTGAAAAATGGAACCATCAAAGACAGGCACTTTGTTAACCATCTATGAGCTTAACAAAGCAATAACCAACCTGTTCAGGATCTGTGTATATGTTGAATCTATTGGAAGCAGCAATGGATATAGAGGTGATATTGAAAGCATAGGAACCACCCATCACCACAGGAAGCCGGGTTCCAAACGAAGTTTGCAAGAGTGTGTTTATGCCCGCAACAAAGAGCGAAGTGTTGATTACTTGAGCCTTCTCTACCTATTATTATCAAGATGATTAGTGAATTTGAacgaataataattaaaaaaaaaatgcatctaattttagaaagttttcGCTAAAAGTCATTACATTGCCTCCACCCATTAAAGGAACAAGTGTTGTCGGAATGATCACAGTGGTTCCAAGCATTACTAGATAGTGCTGGAATCCTAGAATCATTGCTTCAGCTGCAATcaatgtaataaatattagcacttaataatttaacataaaaaaactATGTATAAGTAAATCAGAGTActgtaatttttcaaattatcaccttctaagattaaaaaaaagcacaattcaATTAAACTAGAAGCAAAATTTGAACCGAAAAGAAAGCTTGGAAAGGAAAAACAGAGTATTCAAGCCATGGAGCCACACTGATTATATAAAAACATGAGGAAAGGCTGTAAAATTACACCAAGGGGGTGAGCTGGAGACACAAAAGTCGACGCCGGGAAGCTGTTCTTTAACAGGATGTGGCTGACACTCATCAGGTTTTGATGCCATTCTGCTCTCAAATCAACGACTTCCGCAGCACTTTGTGTCACTGGTTTCTGTCTTAAAGAGCTTCGCAGATAGAAGAAGAGTGTAGTCTAAGGAAAAGGGAAAGCACTAGTGCAAAAATGGGAACTATTTATTGCTGAATTAAAATCgtttaaaaaatcttataatgATTCTTATAAGTTACAGAATATAAAGTACAGTCATTACATAGTTATTACTAATTCTTAATATCACAACTAGCcgttattcttttaataaggTCATAATTAGCTTAACATCAAGGCTTAAATTATAGGAAACGATATTCCATATAATATCACATACATAAACTAAGTATTATGCTTTGAGcaactatgaaattgaaagtATCTTGCAGTTGAAGGAACTGATAGTACGCGCGAGGGCGTTGCCTCTTTGTTTTTGTGACACAGCTTTTTAGTATGTCTcgtttttcttaatttaagtttataatatttaatgctACCGAAAGAAATAGAGAGAATTGCAaaagggtatttttgtaaGTTTTGCGGATCTTATGGGATGTACTTCATAGATTCAAATACCACAATGAGCATTACACGAAAACAAGTCACATCAAAGATTCCAAGTTAAAGGGCAATCGATTTTCCTTCAACACTATTTTCTTTACATCAAATGTCAGGTTTGTAACATAGTAAAGGGATTTCTGATCCTTTACTAGAACCTGTAGTGGCAAATTCTAAAGCATCTATAAAAGACTTGTAATTACAAGCTTGGCCAGCGGCTCAAGTTTGTTGCATCATCTCtgattttacatattttcaaCAGAGCAGCCATTGTAAAACCTCCAAACTTAGAATGAAGGGAAGAACCTATTAAGGTTCCATGGCAGCGAATAGAACTCTTCGCTCCTGGTATCACGCTCAAAATAGCGGAACTTCGCCCACCAGTGCCTGCCACTGTCACGCCTTGTTGCACTGTGCCCAAGACTGTGAGTGCAATCCAAGAAGTAAGCAACAATGGTTGCTACAGTTGCCGGGGATGTGAAAATCACTTGAATTATGTTGTTGAACTGTAATcattaagggaaaaaaaaaatagaattggTTTATGGTACTCTTagtaaaaagtaaacaaaCAATGGCGAGGCTATCAAACAAAGCTATGTGTCTACTATACCGATGTTGATTTAGTGTTCACTGGGCCGTGTCCAGAATTGAGCTGATACTGATTGAAGTACTGTGCCACTGAAAGGCCCATGAAGAGGGAGAATCCTAAAATAAACTTTGACCTGAAGCTGTTCAGGTTGCAGAATTGGAGGAAACTCAAACCTGCCGCAGCTGAACCCGAAATACAAAATCAGATGGTGTTGAGATTGCAGTAATTCACTCAAGAGACTAATTcagccttttttttaatttttttttataaagatgtAGACGAGATACATACCCACATAGGCAAAGAGGACACAGTACAGAGCTGCCACAATAGGTAATGGAATAGAGGCAAGAACAGCCCCAAATTTTCCTGTCAACAACATTAATTATGATACCATCGGACGCGTAAGTACCTCTTTTGCcatatatttaactaaaaatgaaatatgcTCAATTCTAAGATCCTATTTCAAGGGAAATGCACTTGAACTGTACTGAGTGATCAGTTAAGCCAAATTAGAGAACAACACAAGAAATTCCAGGACTATTTATATGGACACATAAAGAACCTCACCTAAtatggaaaagaaaagcatAAATCCTGCTGATATCTGAACAACTTTTCGACTTCCATTTCGTGTTAATCCCAAAAGACCTGCATTTTCActgaaaaagcaacaaaaccTGTTAGCTCACAGTTTTGGAGGTCATTTTGCTAGGATTGGCACATGCACAGGGTTACACACGCAAGTGTGGCAATTTCACTGACAGCTGTGCACATTCCGAGCTATGTgagattttacaaataaatcaaagtATCCAATATTAATTACAGATTGCCATTAACCAATTTTACTGTTTCATTTGATGCACTTAATTACAGTTTATGCAGGTATTGAGATTCTATGCCTAAGCAGAGAGGAGTCATAGTGGAGATGCCCTCATCATAAAGACTTCTTTACAAAAAGCTATTCACTAACTTCAAAAGTTTAAACTTTCTTACACTGAAGCAGTGCAGCCAGATCCTGTGCCCAAAGCACCATCCAGCAAAAGACCTATTCCCTGGAATTCAGAAAATCAAACCAGTGATCTTGATTTGAGAACCCAGAATTATGgactatatataataaaagtgCACATAGCAGAATCCCTTACTTGCCAACCAATACCGCGGCTTAGTACAGACGGTGGCTTAGGGGTGGCACTCCCATATCTTGAAGCTGCTAAAAACGTACCTGTAGACTGCTCaataaaagaaggaaaaaggtTCATCTTATTAGAATCACAATACAAATTATCCTTCCTTATGATTTAAACCTTGCAGCACCACTCTTAACTGCCCCCCCCCCCGTCCCCCCCTCaacaaaccaaaccaaaaaacaaaaagaaaaaaaaggcaaaacagCTTGCATCATCTCATAATCTTCATTCCCAGTTAGGAGTTAATCACATGTTCAGAATAGTTCTTTATAAATCAAACCTCGACAATAGCAACAAAAGAAGCAGCCATCATAGCGAATGCATCACCAGCATTGAAACGGGGGCTTCCATACTGAAATGGATATGGAACCCGTATCCTACGTAggagaaacaaaattaaaggtCATAATAATGCCAGTACTCCTCAAGGAATCATTTGCACTGGCTAATATCAGATTAGATAAATCTCCTTTGAGCAAAGtacaaaagaataattttacaaGAATTTCAATTGGGCTGTTATGTATAAGCTCACCATGGAGCAGCTTTAAGAAGTCCAGCACGATCTGTACGACAGCTAATTTGAGTATTTGAAGGTTTATCATCATAAGCACCAGCAAGAGTCAAAACTTCAGCATATCCCCATACGATAGCAACAGTGAAGAGGACTGCAAGTCGGTCAAATATGCCTCTTTTGGATTGCAACATATGCGGAATATACTGCAAATTAAGAATCAGTCATCCACATTGTTAGacaaaccaaaataaattcaagatAAACTCCATTAAGTGAACAGTGAAAAGGAtcattgtttttaaattttttatagatttaaAGACAAGAACAACTAAGAATAGATCTGACCTGGGATAAAACAACCAATATGATTAATGCAGGGAGTCCAACTTCAATGCACTTTGCCAGCTATAAGCATTCACCAAAGAGAAGAGAATGTCATTTTCAGAAAAGGGATAATTGTAGAGGTGAAAATGCAACTCAACACAAAGAGTTATGCAGAAAATGGAAGTCAACAAAGACTTTCTAACCATATCAcatgtaatttaaaagattaaatcaGTGAGACACAAAGCCATAAAGATCCCTCGGTCGAAATTTCATTACAACAAAGATCCAGAACCAGcattttaagattagtaaTCTAATGGTTCTTGGGCAAACTATTCAGAGATGTTAATTAGCCTGGAATTCTGTGTCTGTGACCAGCTCATTGTGACATTGAGCAGCAACTAAGCATGATAGGAACAGATAAATGTTAGTCACAGAATAAGTACATTAAGGAGTGCAGGAGTTATTCTACTAATATCaaaagttgtccccaaaaatcCAGCATATGACtacaaataaacataaacagcTGACTAGTAACAGAAGTGATACTCTTGACCGCCTAAACTTCAACGCTACGTTTTTGTAATAGGCAgtgtaaatttatataagttaGGGCACAAGGGACTTCATTTTTGAGCTGGCTGAAAATTCTTTCGAAGCCAACAGTATGGATGTAGGAAAAGAACTAAGAAAATTGCTTCTTTAACTCGGGAAATGACTCCAAACAGTTTGGAAGCAGAGAAGCATAATTAACATTAGCAAATAAGGTCATcgaaattgaaccaaaattcCCCATTTCAAAACAAGATGAAAACGTATATTAAACTAGCCATTTCTGTTTTTGCTTTGAAGAATGAAGCAAAACCCTTGACATTCTTACCCTTGGGAAACCTAGTGCATATAGACCTAGTCCAGTAAGGGTGACCAGGGGAACCGCAGCAAGAGGGTTAAGAAATCTGCATCACAAGAAACCGAAACAGAACCACAATATAATATCAGCTTCATGGCAAGATAAGACTTCACCGAATCTATTAAGGCAGTTAAGCTACATCCTACCTTCCAAATATTCTCCAGAAGCCAAAAAAACCAATTATCATGTTGAAGAGTGACGCCATAATAATTGCTCCTTGCAAGGTCCTCATGGATTCCTTGAACCTCTGCAAATAGcaaaaattcattatattaattaacaacCAACTCATCCTCTTGATAtccaaaaaattagagaagCGCAGAAGAAAACGGCAGACCAACCTGATGGGGATCAGTGTATTGCTTGAATCTGTTGGACGTAGCGATGGACACAGCAGGGATAATGAAAGAATAGGAACCCCTCATCACAACCGGGAGCCGAGTTCCAAACAAAGTCTGCGAGAGTGTGTTGATGCCCGAAACAAAGAGCAAATTGTTGATGACTTCAGCCTTCTCTACCTGTTCATCAAGAACATTACAGAAGCATTTGAGTCAACAGAAATTGTAAACATGAATTAGAACTTTTTCTCAAAACACTCCTTACATCGCCTCCGCCCATTAAAGGGACAAGCATAGATGGAATGATAACTGTAGTTCCAAGCATTACTAGATAATGCTGAAATCCAAGAATTATCGCCTCAGCTGCAATTAATGCAACAATTAATAAGAAGAATttcatattaaaagaaaaatgcaaaacatTTTCCTTcacttatttatattagtttcaatttcttcagTCTATCTCTTATTCTTTACATGCATAGAGGCGTATCCAAGCAATGCATTATGCAtgcattatttatattttgaacgAAAAGATAGAAAAGTTACGCCAAGGAGGCGAGCTGGAGACGCAAAAGTCGATGCCGGGAAGCTGATCTTTAACCGGAAACGGCTGAAACTCATCGGCTTTCGAacctcctcctcctccaccGCTGCCC
This window of the Citrus sinensis cultivar Valencia sweet orange chromosome 8, DVS_A1.0, whole genome shotgun sequence genome carries:
- the LOC102629417 gene encoding nucleobase-ascorbate transporter 4, which gives rise to MAGSGGGGGGSKADEFQPFPVKDQLPGIDFCVSSSPPWPEAIILGFQHYLVMLGTTVIIPSMLVPLMGGGDVEKAEVINNLLFVSGINTLSQTLFGTRLPVVMRGSYSFIIPAVSIATSNRFKQYTDPHQRFKESMRTLQGAIIMASLFNMIIGFFGFWRIFGRFLNPLAAVPLVTLTGLGLYALGFPRLAKCIEVGLPALIILVVLSQYIPHMLQSKRGIFDRLAVLFTVAIVWGYAEVLTLAGAYDDKPSNTQISCRTDRAGLLKAAPWIRVPYPFQYGSPRFNAGDAFAMMAASFVAIVESTGTFLAASRYGSATPKPPSVLSRGIGWQGIGLLLDGALGTGSGCTASVENAGLLGLTRNGSRKVVQISAGFMLFFSILGKFGAVLASIPLPIVAALYCVLFAYVAAAGLSFLQFCNLNSFRSKFILGFSLFMGLSVAQYFNQYQLNSGHGPVNTKSTSFNNIIQVIFTSPATVATIVAYFLDCTHSLGHSATRRDSGRHWWAKFRYFERDTRSEEFYSLPWNLNRFFPSF